The genomic segment AGGTCCATCAACTGGGCTTCCAACTAGGGTTGCACAAGGGGATTTATTTCAAGCAAAAGCGCCTACTCACGGCGATTTTGCAAGTATAGCTCTAGCTCCTACGACACTAGAAGAAGCTTATACTGAGACGATTAGGGCTTTTAATTTGGCTGAAAAATTAATGACGCCTGTATTTTTACTGCTTGATGAGACCGTAGGTCATATGAATGGTAAAGCAAAAATTCCTGAGGTTAAAGATTTACAAATTATTAATAGAGCTAAATTTAGCGGAGCTAAAGAAGCTTACAAGCCTTATGAAGCGCCGATGAATGAGCCAGCGACTCTAAATCCTTTTTTCGAGGGGTATCGCTATCATATCACAGGGCTTCATCACGGAGATATAGGCTTTCCTACTGAAGATGGTGCTATTGTAAAATACAATATCGAACGCCTTTTTGGAAAGATCAAAAACAGAGTCGATGAAATTTGTTTATTTGAAGAATATGAGCTTGAGGATGCTGATTTTCTTGTTATAGCCTATGGTAGCGTAGCTTTAAGCGTGAAAGAAGCTATTCACAGATTAAGAGAGCAAGGCATAAAGGTAGGGCTTTTTAGACCTCTTACTCTTTATCCTGTGCATGAGAAAAAAATAGCCCAAGTTGTGAGTAAATTTAAAAAAGTTCTGGTTTGTGAATTAAATATGGGACAATATTTAGAAGAAATCCAAAGAGCAAGCAAAAGGGATGATTTTTACACCCTACTTCGTGCAAATGGACGCCCACTAACCCCAAGCGAAATTATGATAAAAATAAAGGAGAGTTTATAATGGCTTTTGAATATGATAATTATCTTAGAGTGAATAAAATGCCGACACAGTGGTGTTGGGGCTGTGGCGATGGAGTGGTTTTAAAAGCTATTATTAGAGCCATTCAAAAAGTAGGCTGGGATATGGATGATGTTTGTCTTGTTTCTGGTATTGGCTGTAGTGGGAGGATGAGTTCTTATGTAAATTGCAACACCGTGCATACCACTCACGGCAGAGCTATTGCTTATGCTAGCGGAATAAAACTTGCCAATCCTAGCAAACATGTCATCGTAGTAAGTGGAGATGGCGATACCTTAGCTATTGGAGGCAATCACACGATACACGGATGCCGTAGAAATATA from the Campylobacter sp. MIT 99-7217 genome contains:
- a CDS encoding 2-oxoglutarate synthase subunit alpha, producing MRELIATGNSLVAKAAVECGCKFFGGYPITPSSEIAHILSKLLPANDGTFIQMEDEISGISVSIGAAMSGAKSMTASSGPGISLKSEQIGYAFIAEIPLVIVNVMRGGPSTGLPTRVAQGDLFQAKAPTHGDFASIALAPTTLEEAYTETIRAFNLAEKLMTPVFLLLDETVGHMNGKAKIPEVKDLQIINRAKFSGAKEAYKPYEAPMNEPATLNPFFEGYRYHITGLHHGDIGFPTEDGAIVKYNIERLFGKIKNRVDEICLFEEYELEDADFLVIAYGSVALSVKEAIHRLREQGIKVGLFRPLTLYPVHEKKIAQVVSKFKKVLVCELNMGQYLEEIQRASKRDDFYTLLRANGRPLTPSEIMIKIKESL